In Sphingobacterium thalpophilum, a genomic segment contains:
- a CDS encoding SRPBCC family protein, with protein MMKKDDFKISITVEAGAKRVFEAINNVRGWWSQNIEGPTAALHDEFIYHYQDVHRCRIRIETMETDRKVVWQVLENYFKFTQDEREWTNSSIIFDIVEDAGTTTLHFTHRGLNSQMECYQVCHDAWTYYIMDSLRQLILMGLGQPTPKEEIALGAMEENRIPHDPGTKSIYHRLLIETPVETVYKALTTAEGLAGWWTPDTKAKPEIGAILRFGFGPSYFKNMEVISLKPYSRVEWRCVKAFEEWIGTTLTFELEPQQKGCMLLFHHDGWANYSAEFASCSFDWALFFRSLKFFCEKGKGFPYPEFNV; from the coding sequence ATGATGAAAAAGGACGATTTTAAAATAAGCATTACCGTTGAAGCAGGTGCTAAACGCGTATTTGAAGCAATCAATAATGTCCGCGGATGGTGGTCTCAAAATATTGAAGGGCCAACCGCTGCTTTGCATGATGAGTTTATATATCATTATCAGGACGTACATCGTTGTCGAATACGGATAGAAACGATGGAAACAGATCGTAAAGTAGTCTGGCAGGTCCTCGAAAACTATTTTAAATTCACCCAGGATGAACGGGAATGGACTAATAGTTCCATTATCTTCGATATTGTGGAAGATGCGGGTACAACTACATTACATTTCACTCATCGTGGGCTTAATTCCCAGATGGAATGTTATCAGGTATGTCATGATGCCTGGACGTATTATATAATGGACAGCCTAAGACAATTGATTTTAATGGGGCTGGGACAGCCTACTCCAAAGGAGGAAATAGCGCTGGGGGCTATGGAAGAGAATCGCATACCACATGATCCTGGGACAAAAAGTATCTACCATAGACTGTTGATTGAAACTCCTGTAGAGACTGTTTACAAGGCGCTTACAACGGCGGAAGGACTAGCAGGCTGGTGGACACCAGATACGAAGGCAAAGCCGGAGATTGGTGCGATCCTGCGCTTTGGATTTGGTCCCAGCTATTTTAAAAATATGGAAGTTATTTCGCTAAAGCCTTATTCCAGGGTCGAGTGGCGCTGTGTTAAGGCATTTGAGGAATGGATTGGAACAACACTGACCTTTGAACTTGAACCTCAGCAAAAGGGATGTATGCTGCTGTTTCACCATGATGGCTGGGCAAATTATAGTGCGGAATTTGCTTCCTGCAGTTTTGATTGGGCGCTATTTTTCCGGAGTTTAAAATTTTTCTGTGAAAAAGGAAAGGGTTTTCCTTATCCCGAATTTAATGTATAA
- a CDS encoding EthD family reductase, with product MVRMIAIYKTPTNREFFDNHYFEIHIPLAKTLPGLIRYEVAKGGIMSTTGHDDVYCIGTLYFESLAAIKIAFASEQGKACAVDRRILAPHVHDVQIYIFDSIEV from the coding sequence ATGGTACGAATGATCGCAATATACAAGACTCCTACGAATAGGGAGTTTTTTGACAATCACTATTTTGAGATACATATTCCCTTGGCAAAAACGCTTCCGGGACTTATTCGTTATGAAGTGGCCAAAGGTGGAATTATGTCTACGACTGGACACGACGATGTGTATTGTATTGGAACTTTATATTTTGAAAGTTTAGCAGCGATTAAAATAGCATTTGCGTCTGAACAAGGAAAGGCTTGTGCAGTTGACCGGAGAATCTTGGCACCTCATGTTCATGATGTTCAGATTTACATATTTGATTCGATTGAGGTATAG
- a CDS encoding helix-turn-helix domain-containing protein: MKHLTILVPDSQTGPNTISCIVGTYHVFTEANRYYDQLNREPIFNIELAGVSKQSNFVNGLLTVMTQKDIATIQKTDLIIVPAVISNFSAIEAGNSMLSAWILDHYTKGANVASICTGAYLLASTGLLDNKNCSIHWKSAANFHKLFPNFNLKTEQIITDEQGINTNGGGYSFLNLLLYLVEKFYDRQTAIYCSKIFQIDIARQTQSDFMIFNGQKSHGDEMVMRAQDYLENNFSEKISMEKLSEKFTVGRRNFDRRFIKATGNTPVEYLQRIKVESAKKELESSRKTVNEVMYTIGYTDIKAFREIFRRFTGLSPLEYKNKYNKAAIK; the protein is encoded by the coding sequence ATGAAACATCTAACGATTTTAGTTCCAGACAGTCAGACAGGCCCTAATACCATATCGTGCATTGTTGGAACATACCATGTATTCACAGAAGCGAACCGCTATTACGATCAACTGAACAGGGAACCTATATTTAATATAGAATTGGCAGGAGTTTCCAAACAGAGTAACTTTGTTAATGGATTATTAACGGTCATGACGCAGAAAGATATCGCTACAATTCAAAAGACCGACCTCATTATTGTACCCGCTGTCATTTCCAATTTTAGTGCGATAGAAGCTGGTAATAGCATGCTCTCAGCATGGATATTAGACCATTATACCAAGGGAGCAAATGTTGCAAGCATTTGTACCGGCGCATATCTGCTCGCATCCACGGGGCTTCTGGATAACAAAAACTGCTCTATCCACTGGAAATCAGCGGCCAATTTTCATAAGCTCTTTCCAAATTTCAACTTAAAAACAGAACAAATTATTACTGATGAGCAAGGAATCAATACCAATGGTGGCGGTTATTCCTTCCTTAATCTCCTCCTTTACCTGGTCGAAAAGTTCTACGACAGACAGACGGCTATTTATTGCTCCAAAATATTTCAAATTGATATTGCCAGACAAACACAGTCCGATTTTATGATCTTTAATGGTCAAAAATCACATGGAGATGAAATGGTCATGCGTGCACAGGACTATCTCGAGAATAACTTTTCAGAAAAAATTTCCATGGAGAAATTATCTGAAAAATTCACTGTCGGACGTCGGAATTTCGACCGTAGATTTATTAAGGCGACAGGCAATACGCCCGTGGAATATCTTCAACGGATAAAAGTAGAATCGGCAAAAAAAGAGTTGGAAAGCTCGAGGAAAACGGTAAATGAAGTGATGTACACTATTGGATATACAGACATCAAGGCTTTTCGCGAGATATTCCGTCGGTTTACAGGACTCTCTCCCCTTGAATATAAAAACAAGTACAATAAAGCAGCAATAAAATAG